Proteins from one Acidiphilium multivorum AIU301 genomic window:
- a CDS encoding glycosyltransferase: MPASGRPPWRPPSARDLAALDRLVQAGSVTPLQRDEAIHTAYAWRVSLPDVLSAMYRVTSLRWARELSAASGLPLVDLRASPCDHTLLAEAEHDLYLRHLFIPWRRQPDGVVVIATLNPEDPAIRALMRERMPGCHVEFVITSKFDLIWAVQRIFDPELSEAAREALFNRNPELSAKVTLSAGQKTVAVGIGLALLLALGLAPRLTLLGIMATVSALYASLFAFRGVLTIVGSGRRTDISVNASELAALKDGDLPVFTVLVPMYREAEVLPILVDSIRRLDYPRAKLDVKLVLEAGDTETIEAAKALGAEDLFEIIRVPDSQPKTKPKACNYALRFARGEYTVIFDAEDSPEPDQLRKVVALFNASGPEVACVQARLNYFNRDDNFLTRMFTLEYSQWFDYLLPGLYRLNIPIPLGGTSNHFRTEVLHELGAWDPYNVTEDADLGIRLTQAGYRVAVVNSTTFEEANGVLHSWINQRSRWIKGYMQTWLVHMRRPVELYRRLGPVGFLGFHMFIGFPPMTALINPLLWIMFLVSVIVGRSAVAGFFPGPVLVLALFDLMVGNAMYVYFNIVAVAKRRWYGLVPWGLLAPAYWVLHSVAAYKALLQLITNPHYWEKTTHGTSSRTQETIASLKAGSATGSEAQ; this comes from the coding sequence ATCGCGTCACCAGCTTGCGATGGGCACGAGAACTATCCGCCGCATCGGGTTTGCCGCTTGTCGATCTCCGGGCCAGTCCGTGCGATCACACGCTGCTTGCCGAAGCCGAGCATGACCTTTACCTGCGTCACCTGTTTATTCCCTGGCGGCGCCAGCCGGACGGCGTTGTGGTGATCGCAACCCTGAATCCCGAGGATCCTGCGATCCGCGCCCTCATGCGCGAACGCATGCCGGGCTGTCACGTCGAGTTCGTGATCACGTCGAAATTCGATTTGATCTGGGCCGTTCAACGGATATTTGATCCAGAATTGAGCGAAGCGGCGCGCGAGGCGCTGTTCAACCGGAATCCGGAACTCTCGGCAAAAGTCACGCTTTCGGCGGGCCAGAAGACCGTCGCGGTGGGGATTGGTCTTGCGCTCCTGCTCGCCCTGGGCCTGGCCCCCCGCCTGACGCTGCTCGGCATCATGGCGACGGTTTCCGCACTGTATGCGTCCCTGTTCGCGTTCCGCGGTGTCCTCACGATCGTCGGAAGCGGGAGGCGGACCGATATATCCGTCAATGCGAGCGAACTCGCCGCACTCAAGGACGGGGATCTCCCGGTCTTCACCGTTCTTGTTCCGATGTATCGCGAGGCTGAAGTATTGCCGATCCTGGTCGATTCGATCCGACGCCTCGATTATCCGCGGGCGAAGCTCGATGTGAAACTGGTGCTCGAAGCCGGCGACACCGAGACGATCGAGGCAGCAAAGGCCCTCGGTGCTGAGGATCTTTTCGAGATCATCCGGGTTCCGGACAGCCAGCCGAAAACCAAGCCAAAGGCGTGCAACTATGCGCTTCGCTTCGCGCGCGGCGAATACACCGTGATTTTCGACGCCGAGGACAGCCCTGAACCCGACCAGCTGCGCAAGGTTGTCGCGCTGTTCAATGCCTCCGGCCCCGAGGTCGCCTGCGTTCAGGCACGGCTCAACTATTTCAACCGTGATGACAATTTCCTGACCCGGATGTTCACACTCGAGTATAGCCAATGGTTTGACTATCTGCTGCCCGGCCTGTACCGGCTGAACATACCTATCCCCCTCGGCGGCACGTCGAACCACTTCCGAACCGAGGTGCTGCACGAACTCGGCGCCTGGGATCCCTACAACGTCACCGAGGATGCCGATCTTGGCATCCGCCTCACGCAGGCTGGCTATCGGGTGGCCGTGGTCAATTCCACAACATTCGAGGAAGCAAACGGCGTCCTGCACAGCTGGATCAACCAGCGCAGCCGATGGATCAAGGGCTATATGCAGACATGGCTCGTGCATATGCGCCGGCCGGTCGAGCTTTACCGGCGGCTGGGGCCGGTCGGATTTCTCGGCTTCCATATGTTCATCGGCTTCCCCCCGATGACCGCGCTGATCAATCCGTTGCTCTGGATCATGTTTCTCGTCTCGGTCATCGTTGGGCGATCGGCCGTGGCCGGCTTCTTCCCGGGGCCCGTTCTGGTGCTTGCGCTGTTCGATCTGATGGTGGGCAACGCGATGTACGTGTATTTCAATATCGTCGCTGTCGCGAAGCGTCGCTGGTACGGGTTGGTTCCATGGGGACTGCTTGCCCCTGCCTATTGGGTATTGCACTCCGTGGCGGCCTACAAGGCACTCCTGCAACTCATCACCAACCCTCATTATTGGGAAAAGACAACCCACGGAACGTCCTCGCGCACTCAGGAAACCATTGCCAGCCTCAAGGCGGGTTCCGCCACGGGAAGTGAGGCACAGTGA